The proteins below come from a single Solea senegalensis isolate Sse05_10M linkage group LG2, IFAPA_SoseM_1, whole genome shotgun sequence genomic window:
- the igfbp2a gene encoding insulin-like growth factor-binding protein 2-A, giving the protein MRSYVGCSFLILSACLAVASLAEMVFRCPGCTAERQALCPKLTETCDEIVREPGCGCCPVCARQEGETCGVYTPRCASALRCYPTPDSELPLEQLVQGQGQCRRKVDTETSTPSLEHREQTSGEAVEPLPEQGVSEIPVVRKPSKEAAWLGPKESAVRQHRQEMKTKMKTNKVEEVKPTRPKQTQCQQELDQVLERISKMPFRDNRGPLEDLYALHIPNCDKRGQYNLKQCKMSLHGQRGECWCVNPHTGRPIPAAPTVRGDPNCSQYVRELELELTDMTQI; this is encoded by the exons ATGCGGTCGTACGTGGGCTGCAGCTTTCTCATCCTCTCCGCGTGTCTCGCCGTCGCCTCCCTGGCCGAGATGGTGTTCCGCTGCCCGGGCTGCACCGCGGAGCGACAGGCGCTGTGCCCGAAGCTCACCGAGACCTGCGACGAGATCGTGCGTGAGCCGGGCTGCGGGTGCTGCCCCGTGTGCGCCCGGCAAGAGGGCGAGACATGCGGCGTGTACACCCCGAGGTGCGCCAGCGCTCTGCGCTGCTACCCGACGCCCGACTCGGAGCTTCCCCTGGAGCAACTGGTGCAGGGCCAGGGCCAGTGCCGGCGCAAAGTGGACACCGAGACCAGCACCCCCAGCCTGGAGCACCGGGAGCAAACCAGCG GTGAGGCTGTGGAGCCGCTGCCTGAGCAGGGGGTGAGCGAAATCCCGGTCGTTCGCAAGCCGAGCAAAGAGGCGGCGTGGCTGGGACCCAAGGAGAGCGCTGTACGCCAACATAGGCAGGAGATGAAGACCAAGATGAAGACCAACAAGGTGGAGGAGGTAAAACCGACTCGACCAAAGCAG ACTCAGTGTCAGCAGGAGCTAGACCAGGTGCTGGAGCGGATATCTAAGATGCCCTTCAGAGATAACCGAGGTCCTCTGGAAGACCTGTACGCCCTGCACATCCCCAACTGTGACAAGAGGGGGCAGTATAACCTCAAACAG tgcaAAATGTCTCTGCACGGTCAGAGAGGCGAGTGCTGGTGCGTGAACCCCCACACCGGCCGACCCATCCCTGCAGCCCCCACTGTGCGAGGCGACCCCAACTGCAGCCAGTACGTGagagagctggagctggagctcacCGACATGACCCAGATATAA